A DNA window from Rossellomorea marisflavi contains the following coding sequences:
- a CDS encoding DUF3941 domain-containing protein, with protein sequence MSHTSDNEKKARDNNALLQKKNKLKEKNREAGKHQFSKKTDHL encoded by the coding sequence ATGTCACATACATCAGATAACGAGAAGAAAGCCAGGGACAATAACGCCCTGCTTCAAAAAAAGAACAAGCTGAAAGAAAAGAACAGAGAAGCAGGTAAACATCAATTTTCCAAAAAAACCGATCATCTTTGA
- a CDS encoding prolyl oligopeptidase family serine peptidase, with the protein MIIVENNAIEEIPFLHLVKEEYRNEALPTCFFVHGFTSAKEHNLHYAYYLAEKGFRVILPDCLEHGERGTGKTEYELGKRFWNIVIHTIRELNTLKEAFARDGLIDGERIGLAGTSMGGIVTLGALTQYEWINSAVSLMGNPSYVKLAQAQLGQLEKMGYDNPFTEKQVEEILSELARFDLSLQPEKLNGRPLMFWHGKNDKVVPFQLTYEAYTELLPFYEGREDRLVFLEDQKADHKVSRDGVLKLVDWFEDHLMA; encoded by the coding sequence GTGATCATCGTAGAGAATAATGCCATTGAAGAAATCCCTTTTCTTCATCTGGTCAAAGAAGAATACCGTAATGAAGCGTTGCCGACATGTTTTTTCGTACATGGATTCACCAGTGCGAAGGAGCATAATCTGCACTATGCATATTATTTAGCCGAGAAAGGGTTCAGAGTGATCCTGCCCGACTGTCTGGAGCACGGGGAGAGGGGGACCGGCAAGACGGAATATGAGCTGGGCAAAAGATTCTGGAACATCGTCATTCACACGATCAGGGAATTGAACACCCTCAAGGAGGCCTTTGCCCGGGATGGGCTCATTGATGGGGAGAGGATCGGTCTTGCCGGAACGAGCATGGGAGGAATCGTGACCCTGGGTGCCTTAACTCAATATGAATGGATCAACAGTGCCGTATCCCTCATGGGAAATCCCTCCTATGTGAAGCTTGCGCAGGCCCAGCTTGGCCAGCTCGAAAAAATGGGTTATGACAATCCTTTCACCGAAAAGCAGGTTGAAGAGATCCTTTCTGAGCTGGCTAGATTCGACCTCAGTCTGCAACCGGAAAAGCTGAACGGCCGTCCACTCATGTTCTGGCACGGGAAAAATGATAAAGTGGTACCGTTCCAACTTACATATGAAGCGTATACGGAACTCCTCCCTTTCTATGAAGGACGAGAGGATCGACTGGTCTTCCTTGAAGATCAGAAGGCCGATCACAAAGTCAGCCGCGACGGTGTCCTGAAGCTCGTGGACTGGTTTGAGGACCACCTGATGGCGTAA
- a CDS encoding NAD(P)/FAD-dependent oxidoreductase codes for MTKKVIIIGAVGGGATTASQLRKLDETMEIIVLERTDHLSYGACGMPYYLGDVIKDRESLFAATPESLQTKKGLDVRMKHEALKIDRDHKTLHIRNHSTNEDYKETYDALVLATGASSILPDIPGLEQIPAFHLRTVADMDRMKQYLTTEKPTSCAIIGGGYIGVEMAENLSGLGMNVAVVERSPQLIHIIDPEAAEIVQKHLEENRVDVFLDDGLQEVAGPDQLKLDSGKIIQADCLLLAVGIKPNNSLAEQAGLSLGESGESRRMNSCKPTTLPSTVSGTPSSPSISSITPLSRCPSHGPPIVRLMSSRDISQGIPCHSTGCSERPSRKFLISTSLPQV; via the coding sequence ATGACGAAAAAAGTGATCATCATCGGTGCAGTCGGAGGCGGTGCCACCACGGCATCCCAGCTCAGGAAGCTGGATGAAACAATGGAAATCATCGTCCTTGAAAGAACCGACCACCTCTCTTACGGCGCCTGCGGGATGCCCTATTATCTCGGGGATGTGATCAAGGACCGTGAAAGCCTGTTCGCCGCCACTCCTGAATCCCTTCAAACCAAAAAAGGGCTGGATGTCAGGATGAAGCATGAGGCATTGAAGATCGACCGGGACCATAAAACCTTACATATTCGCAATCATTCCACCAATGAGGATTATAAAGAGACCTATGACGCACTGGTTCTTGCCACCGGTGCCTCCTCCATCCTCCCTGATATTCCGGGCCTAGAGCAGATCCCTGCCTTCCATCTGCGGACGGTAGCGGACATGGACCGGATGAAGCAATACCTTACCACAGAAAAGCCGACTTCCTGCGCCATCATCGGCGGAGGCTACATCGGGGTGGAGATGGCGGAAAACCTTTCAGGACTAGGCATGAACGTAGCAGTGGTGGAGCGCTCTCCCCAGCTCATCCATATCATTGACCCTGAAGCGGCTGAAATCGTCCAGAAGCACCTCGAGGAAAACAGAGTCGATGTTTTTCTTGACGATGGGCTGCAAGAAGTGGCGGGACCTGATCAGCTTAAACTCGATAGCGGTAAGATCATCCAGGCAGATTGCCTGCTCCTTGCAGTCGGGATCAAACCGAACAACTCCCTCGCAGAACAGGCCGGGCTATCTCTAGGTGAATCGGGGGAGTCAAGGCGAATGAATTCATGCAAACCGACGACCCTTCCATCTACTGTGTCGGGGACGCCGTCGAGTCCATCGATTTCATCGATCACGCCCCTAAGCAGGTGCCCCTCGCATGGCCCGCCCATCGTCAGGCTTATGTCATCGCGAGACATATCACAGGGGATTCCGTGCCATTCCACGGGATGCTCGGAACGGCCATCGCGAAAGTTTTTGATCTCCACGTCGCTTCCACAGGTCTAG
- a CDS encoding DegV family protein — MNVKLFADSASDLPVTFFDQPNIELLPLQVHIDGHDYEDLVTIQPKEVFDKIREGHVPKTSQVSPDMFLRTFTELAKSGDAGVYIAFSSQLSGTYQTAVMIRDQVKEEYPDLDLTIIDSKSASLGYGLSVIKTAEVLHAGGTKDEILETARYHVEHMEHLFTVEDLEYLAKGGRVSKASAFLGGLLNIKPLLHVEDGKLVPLEKHRGKKKLLKRILDLMEERGNNLSQQTIGISHGDDEELALEMKAMIEERFSPKDVTINIIGCAVGSHTGTGTLAIYFLN, encoded by the coding sequence ATGAACGTAAAACTTTTTGCTGATAGTGCCAGCGACCTGCCGGTAACTTTCTTCGACCAACCCAACATAGAACTGCTTCCACTGCAGGTACATATTGACGGACATGATTATGAAGACCTTGTCACGATCCAGCCCAAGGAAGTATTTGATAAAATCCGCGAAGGTCATGTTCCGAAGACCTCCCAGGTTTCACCCGATATGTTCCTGAGGACGTTCACAGAGTTGGCCAAATCCGGCGATGCAGGTGTCTACATCGCCTTCTCCTCCCAACTGTCAGGGACCTATCAGACAGCGGTGATGATCAGGGATCAGGTGAAGGAAGAGTATCCTGATCTTGATTTGACCATCATCGATTCCAAGAGCGCATCCCTTGGATACGGACTGTCGGTCATCAAGACTGCTGAAGTACTCCATGCCGGCGGCACCAAGGATGAAATCCTGGAAACGGCACGCTACCATGTGGAGCATATGGAGCATTTGTTCACCGTCGAAGACTTGGAATATCTCGCCAAGGGCGGTCGTGTATCAAAAGCTTCTGCATTCCTTGGAGGGCTGTTGAATATTAAGCCCCTTCTTCATGTGGAAGATGGTAAACTCGTGCCACTTGAAAAACATCGCGGGAAGAAGAAGCTCCTGAAGCGCATCCTCGATCTGATGGAAGAACGCGGAAACAACCTTTCCCAACAGACAATCGGCATTTCACATGGAGATGATGAAGAGCTTGCCCTAGAGATGAAAGCGATGATTGAAGAGCGTTTCTCTCCTAAGGACGTTACCATCAATATTATTGGATGTGCCGTGGGTTCTCATACAGGCACCGGAACCCTCGCCATCTATTTCTTGAACTGA
- a CDS encoding Cof-type HAD-IIB family hydrolase, with protein sequence MKEKHLIVLDLDGTLLTDEKKISVRTLETLNKARKNGHEVMIATGRPFRASELYYKQMGLTTPIVNFNGAFVHHPEDPSWGVHHEPMDLETAKQIIDACHGFKFQNIVAEVKDDVYLHYHDEKIIDVFMMGNPSISTGDIRQVLKDHPTSMLIHADEHDVPEIRSHLDDVHAELIDHRRWAAPWHIIEIVKTGLNKAVGIEKVASSLQIPQDRIIAFGDEDNDLEMIQYAGTGVAMGNAIDPLKDLANHITESNQDDGIGRFLERHLGL encoded by the coding sequence ATGAAAGAAAAACATCTTATCGTCCTTGACCTGGACGGAACCTTGCTTACCGATGAAAAGAAAATATCCGTACGCACGTTGGAGACCCTCAATAAAGCCAGGAAAAATGGGCATGAGGTGATGATCGCCACAGGCAGGCCATTCCGCGCGAGTGAGCTTTACTATAAGCAGATGGGACTCACGACTCCGATTGTCAACTTTAACGGGGCATTCGTCCATCACCCGGAGGACCCTTCCTGGGGGGTCCATCATGAGCCGATGGACCTTGAAACAGCCAAGCAGATCATTGATGCCTGTCATGGCTTCAAATTCCAGAATATCGTCGCGGAAGTGAAGGATGATGTGTACCTTCACTATCATGATGAAAAAATCATCGATGTATTCATGATGGGGAATCCATCCATCTCTACCGGTGATATACGTCAGGTATTGAAAGACCACCCCACTTCCATGCTGATCCATGCTGACGAACACGATGTTCCCGAGATTCGATCCCACCTTGATGACGTCCATGCGGAACTGATCGATCACCGCCGCTGGGCCGCCCCTTGGCACATCATCGAAATCGTCAAAACCGGCCTGAATAAAGCAGTCGGCATCGAAAAGGTAGCCTCAAGCCTACAGATTCCACAAGACCGCATCATCGCTTTCGGAGACGAAGATAATGATCTTGAAATGATCCAATATGCAGGAACGGGTGTGGCCATGGGGAACGCCATTGATCCCCTTAAAGACCTTGCCAATCATATCACGGAAAGTAATCAAGACGATGGGATAGGAAGATTCCTCGAAAGGCATCTTGGATTGTAA
- a CDS encoding metal-sulfur cluster assembly factor, translating to MDQDLKDNMMGALEQVVDPELGIDIVNLGLVYDVELDEEGTATVTMTLTSMGCPLAGTIVDQVKTALRDIPEVKDTEVNIVWNPPWSKDNMSRYAKIALGIR from the coding sequence GTGGATCAAGATCTGAAAGACAATATGATGGGCGCCCTTGAACAAGTGGTGGACCCTGAACTTGGAATAGACATCGTCAATCTCGGATTGGTATATGACGTGGAGCTGGATGAAGAAGGAACGGCCACCGTTACGATGACTCTGACCTCCATGGGATGCCCCCTTGCAGGGACCATCGTGGATCAGGTTAAAACAGCACTGCGTGATATCCCGGAAGTAAAGGATACCGAAGTGAATATCGTATGGAACCCACCTTGGAGCAAAGACAATATGTCACGCTACGCCAAGATTGCATTGGGAATCCGTTAA
- a CDS encoding SDR family oxidoreductase, translating into MSQQKNQQFPPQHQDHQPGTIDEMNPQPIHTDQNYKGSGKLEGEVALITGGDSGIGRSVAWYFAREGADVVISYLDEHEDAQKTKELVEAEGVSCELIPGDIGDSHFCKELVEKTISRFGKLDVLVNNAAEQHPQAGLEEIDDEQLERTFRTNIFSMFYVTRAALPHLKEGASIINTASITAYKGSKDLIDYSATKGAIVSFTRSLADNIASKGIRVNGVAPGPIWTPLIPSTFTSEKVSQFGGNTPMGRAGQPFELAPAYVYLASSDSTYVSGQMIHVNGGMIVNG; encoded by the coding sequence TTGTCCCAACAAAAAAATCAGCAATTCCCCCCTCAGCATCAGGATCACCAGCCCGGTACAATCGATGAAATGAACCCACAGCCGATCCATACCGATCAAAACTACAAAGGCAGTGGCAAACTGGAAGGGGAAGTAGCCCTTATCACTGGAGGAGACAGTGGAATCGGACGTTCAGTTGCGTGGTATTTCGCACGTGAAGGAGCCGATGTGGTCATTTCGTATCTGGATGAACATGAAGACGCACAAAAAACGAAAGAGCTCGTAGAAGCGGAAGGCGTCAGCTGTGAGCTCATCCCGGGTGATATCGGGGATTCCCATTTCTGCAAAGAGCTTGTGGAAAAGACGATCTCCCGCTTCGGCAAACTGGACGTTCTCGTGAACAATGCTGCTGAACAGCATCCACAAGCGGGGCTTGAAGAGATCGATGATGAACAGCTGGAGCGCACATTCAGGACCAATATCTTCTCCATGTTCTATGTGACCCGCGCTGCACTTCCCCACTTGAAAGAGGGGGCTTCCATCATCAATACGGCATCCATCACCGCGTATAAAGGCAGTAAGGATCTGATCGATTATTCGGCCACCAAGGGGGCCATTGTCAGTTTCACCCGTTCCCTTGCCGACAATATCGCTTCAAAAGGTATCAGGGTGAATGGTGTGGCTCCGGGGCCGATCTGGACGCCGCTGATCCCCTCCACCTTCACCTCGGAAAAGGTTTCACAATTCGGTGGCAATACACCGATGGGAAGAGCGGGACAACCATTCGAGCTTGCCCCGGCTTACGTATACCTCGCCAGCTCTGACTCCACCTACGTTTCAGGTCAAATGATTCATGTCAATGGCGGCATGATCGTGAACGGATGA
- a CDS encoding YitT family protein, with amino-acid sequence MHVTLEAKKFFVVLVGAVLGAVAMNFFLIPANVYASGFTGMAQLLSSLLKEFTPFHLSTGILLFILNIPVTILGWMKVGRSFTIYSFVSVFLTSFFLEVIPVVELSPDILLNAVFGGVIAAVGVGLTLKYGASTGGMDIIAMILSRLKDRPVGTYFFIMNSIIIVSAGFLYGWEKSLYTLVTLYVTTRVIDAIHTRHEKLTAMIITKRTQELKDAIHAKLVRGITTVPAKGAFSGEDKEMLIIVISRYELYELEHTIKEVDPQAFTNIVQTTGVFGFFRKD; translated from the coding sequence ATGCACGTTACCCTGGAAGCGAAGAAGTTTTTTGTTGTATTGGTAGGGGCAGTCCTCGGGGCTGTCGCCATGAACTTCTTCCTGATTCCTGCTAATGTATATGCAAGTGGATTCACTGGTATGGCTCAATTATTATCCAGCCTCCTGAAGGAATTCACACCGTTTCACCTGTCTACAGGTATTTTATTATTCATACTGAACATACCCGTCACCATCTTGGGATGGATGAAGGTGGGTAGGTCCTTTACGATCTACAGCTTCGTCTCGGTTTTCCTCACTTCATTCTTCCTTGAAGTCATCCCTGTGGTGGAGCTTTCACCCGATATCCTTCTCAATGCCGTATTCGGAGGGGTCATTGCAGCAGTTGGGGTCGGTCTCACCCTGAAATACGGTGCTTCGACCGGAGGGATGGATATCATCGCCATGATCCTTTCCAGGTTGAAGGACAGACCGGTCGGAACCTATTTCTTCATTATGAATTCAATCATCATCGTTTCTGCGGGCTTTTTGTATGGATGGGAAAAATCTCTTTATACGCTGGTGACGCTTTATGTGACGACCAGGGTCATCGACGCCATCCATACGCGGCATGAAAAGCTTACCGCTATGATCATCACGAAAAGGACACAGGAACTGAAGGACGCCATCCATGCGAAGCTTGTGAGGGGGATTACGACGGTACCGGCCAAAGGGGCATTTTCCGGGGAAGATAAAGAAATGCTCATCATCGTCATTTCCAGATATGAGCTGTATGAACTGGAGCATACCATCAAGGAAGTCGATCCCCAGGCTTTTACGAATATCGTCCAGACGACGGGGGTATTCGGTTTTTTCAGGAAAGACTAA
- a CDS encoding DUF3813 domain-containing protein yields the protein MANPLFRQARTAVEEACGSQTDPQAIQKAKNALSSAFANSNNEEKKQLHSMQDELNRLS from the coding sequence ATGGCAAATCCACTTTTCCGACAGGCCCGGACCGCAGTAGAGGAAGCCTGTGGCTCTCAAACGGATCCACAGGCGATACAGAAAGCGAAAAATGCCCTCTCCTCCGCATTTGCAAACTCGAATAACGAGGAGAAAAAGCAGCTTCACTCCATGCAGGATGAGTTGAACCGCTTATCGTAA
- a CDS encoding LacI family DNA-binding transcriptional regulator, translating to MAITIKDVARLADVAPSTVSRVIANNPRISEKTKKKVREAMTELGYHPNFIARSLANQSTQVLGLVMPGSTSTFSQNPFFPTVLRGLSEGAHKEQYALQMSTGQTEEEIYEGIVQMVQGGRVDGIVLLYSRVEDRVMNYLRERDFPFVMIGKPYKYAEEITHVDNDNFRATKEVTEYLLNLGHTCIGFIGGDLNLVVTVERLLGYEKALGEVGLELHDDYIIHEEFLLEGGREAINELMQLDEPPTALVVADDLMALGVLNTLDEMGISVPDDISIVSFNNVLLAEMSRPPLTSVDINIFKLGNEAAKNLIQKIKDPLEPVKRIIVPHCIVERQSCARKR from the coding sequence ATGGCGATTACCATAAAGGATGTGGCAAGGCTTGCGGACGTCGCTCCTTCGACGGTTTCCCGCGTCATTGCCAATAATCCAAGAATCAGTGAGAAGACGAAGAAGAAGGTTAGGGAAGCCATGACCGAGCTCGGATATCACCCTAACTTCATCGCCAGAAGCCTCGCCAATCAATCGACACAGGTCCTGGGTCTGGTCATGCCCGGTTCCACGAGCACATTCTCACAAAATCCATTCTTCCCGACCGTATTGAGGGGACTCAGTGAAGGCGCACATAAGGAACAATACGCCCTGCAGATGTCCACGGGTCAGACAGAAGAGGAAATTTACGAAGGTATTGTACAGATGGTCCAGGGAGGAAGGGTGGACGGGATCGTCCTTCTATACTCCCGGGTGGAAGACCGGGTGATGAACTATCTGAGGGAAAGGGATTTTCCTTTTGTGATGATCGGGAAGCCTTACAAATATGCCGAAGAAATCACCCATGTGGACAATGACAATTTCCGGGCGACAAAAGAGGTGACCGAGTATCTGTTGAATCTCGGTCATACGTGCATTGGATTCATCGGTGGAGATCTGAATCTCGTAGTGACGGTCGAGCGTCTATTGGGCTATGAGAAAGCGCTGGGTGAGGTCGGGCTTGAGCTTCATGATGACTACATCATCCATGAGGAATTCCTTCTGGAAGGCGGCCGCGAAGCGATCAATGAGCTGATGCAGCTCGATGAACCACCTACGGCCCTGGTGGTGGCAGACGATCTGATGGCCCTAGGGGTACTCAATACCCTGGATGAGATGGGGATCTCGGTGCCGGATGATATCTCCATCGTCAGCTTCAACAACGTCTTGCTGGCGGAGATGTCCCGTCCACCCCTGACCTCGGTCGATATCAACATCTTCAAGCTTGGGAATGAGGCAGCGAAGAATTTGATTCAGAAGATCAAAGATCCCCTGGAGCCGGTGAAGCGGATCATCGTTCCTCATTGCATAGTCGAAAGGCAATCGTGCGCGCGTAAGAGATGA
- a CDS encoding alpha-amylase family glycosyl hydrolase, giving the protein MKRRVLSLILVPFLLFYAHPVGAAEKEERMWQDESIYFLMVDRFNNGDSSNDKNVDANDPLSYQGGDFQGIIDRLDYIQEMGFTAIWLTPIFENQPGGYHGYWTTDYYKTEEHFGSIETFKKLVEEAHKRDMKIILDFVVNHVGPEHPWVTDPAKADWFHEKQTMNFEDEESVKNAWLYDLPDLNTENQEVKEYLIDAAKWWIKETDIDGYRLDTVKHVPKDFWEDFTKEVKAEKDDFYLLGEIFDTDPEKIAEYNGVGIDGFVNVPQAEEMRQVFKKPDTSMDRLFNFWGYNQTFYENPYLMGTFIDNHDMKRFTRLMVEEKEFPGTRWKLALTYMYTTPGIPILYYGSEIAVDGGEDPDNRRLMNFRADKELIDYITRLGELRKTEPALTRGEIENVYENDGMGIYKRTYKDQTLLIAINNTTETQTIDLTEDQLEADQELKSLLTTDLVRSDGDGTYKIVLDREESEIYELKSKSGLNIPFLVALGIVYVLFMVFLYVVKKRGKKIKHQKE; this is encoded by the coding sequence ATGAAAAGAAGAGTGTTATCTCTCATTTTAGTCCCGTTTCTTCTTTTTTACGCCCATCCGGTAGGTGCAGCTGAAAAAGAAGAGCGAATGTGGCAGGATGAATCGATTTACTTTTTGATGGTGGACCGGTTCAACAATGGGGATTCAAGCAATGACAAAAATGTGGACGCCAATGACCCGCTGAGTTATCAAGGGGGAGATTTCCAGGGGATCATCGATCGCTTGGATTACATTCAGGAGATGGGCTTCACAGCCATCTGGCTCACCCCGATTTTTGAGAATCAGCCTGGGGGTTACCATGGATATTGGACCACCGACTATTATAAGACAGAAGAGCATTTCGGCTCGATCGAGACGTTTAAAAAGCTTGTGGAAGAAGCGCATAAACGCGATATGAAGATCATCCTCGATTTTGTCGTGAACCATGTCGGACCGGAGCATCCGTGGGTAACGGATCCTGCCAAAGCAGACTGGTTCCATGAAAAGCAGACGATGAATTTCGAAGATGAAGAAAGCGTTAAAAATGCATGGTTATATGACCTGCCCGATTTGAATACAGAGAATCAGGAAGTGAAGGAATACCTGATCGATGCCGCTAAATGGTGGATCAAGGAAACCGATATCGATGGGTATCGCCTCGATACCGTAAAGCACGTACCGAAGGATTTTTGGGAGGACTTCACGAAAGAAGTGAAGGCGGAGAAGGATGATTTTTACCTTTTAGGCGAAATTTTTGACACGGATCCTGAAAAGATAGCAGAGTACAATGGCGTGGGGATCGACGGATTCGTCAATGTACCGCAGGCGGAAGAAATGCGGCAGGTATTCAAGAAACCCGATACATCCATGGACCGCCTTTTCAATTTCTGGGGATACAATCAGACCTTTTATGAGAACCCTTACTTGATGGGTACCTTCATTGATAATCACGATATGAAACGGTTCACGCGATTGATGGTGGAAGAGAAGGAGTTCCCGGGGACGAGGTGGAAGCTCGCACTTACCTATATGTATACAACGCCTGGCATCCCGATCCTTTACTATGGTTCTGAAATTGCCGTCGATGGGGGAGAAGATCCTGATAACCGGAGGCTGATGAATTTCCGGGCCGATAAAGAACTCATCGATTACATCACCCGCCTTGGGGAGCTGCGGAAGACCGAACCCGCCCTCACAAGGGGAGAGATTGAAAACGTATACGAAAATGACGGTATGGGGATCTACAAGAGGACCTATAAAGATCAGACCCTGCTGATCGCGATCAATAATACGACGGAAACACAAACGATCGATCTGACGGAAGACCAGTTGGAAGCAGATCAAGAGCTGAAGAGTCTTCTTACAACGGATCTTGTCAGGAGCGATGGTGACGGAACCTATAAAATCGTCCTTGACCGTGAGGAATCGGAAATTTATGAGCTCAAGAGTAAATCCGGGCTCAATATCCCGTTCCTGGTCGCCCTTGGAATCGTTTACGTATTATTCATGGTATTCCTATATGTAGTGAAAAAACGGGGTAAAAAGATAAAGCATCAGAAAGAATAG
- a CDS encoding YajQ family cyclic di-GMP-binding protein, whose product MAKENSFDIVSQVDMSEVSNAIQIALKEVKTRYDFKGSKSDITLDGEELVLISDDEFKMNQLKDVLLGKLIKRNVPVKNLDYSKLEGASGGTVRQRAKLVQGIDKENAKKINLLIKQSGVKVKSQVQDDQVRVTGKSKDDLQKIMAAVRGADLSIDVQFVNFR is encoded by the coding sequence ATGGCAAAAGAAAATTCATTTGATATCGTTTCACAGGTTGATATGTCTGAGGTAAGCAATGCGATTCAAATTGCACTGAAGGAAGTCAAGACACGCTATGATTTCAAAGGGAGCAAAAGCGATATCACACTTGACGGGGAGGAGCTCGTCCTGATTTCGGATGATGAGTTCAAGATGAACCAACTGAAAGATGTCCTGCTTGGAAAGCTGATCAAGCGCAATGTGCCTGTCAAGAATCTCGACTACAGCAAGCTTGAAGGTGCTTCCGGTGGTACCGTGCGTCAGCGTGCCAAGCTGGTACAGGGAATCGATAAGGAAAATGCAAAAAAAATCAATCTGCTGATCAAGCAATCCGGCGTGAAGGTCAAAAGCCAGGTGCAGGATGACCAGGTCCGGGTTACGGGGAAAAGCAAGGATGATCTGCAGAAGATCATGGCAGCCGTCAGGGGAGCCGACCTCTCCATCGACGTCCAGTTTGTGAACTTCCGCTGA